One stretch of Hemitrygon akajei chromosome 18, sHemAka1.3, whole genome shotgun sequence DNA includes these proteins:
- the lrrc3ca gene encoding leucine-rich repeat-containing protein 3B, with translation MELRILLLRHSVAMWLLLQSFVLMIFCFNSATTCPKGCYCSDPDKKLTVRCSDMHLKEVPRDIPNNTRKLYLDSNQITSIPHEIFKNLHELEELDLSNNAIQHLELGAFRGLNESLKFLNLSHNKLVTVNKEVFSKLKAVIKLSDNPWFCNCDLQEMIKTVTVKVESTNDIICASAYPEEHTKKSFLEVAHHVNFCNFQKKTTDVAMLITMFGWFTMVISYLVYYVRQNQEDARRHLEYLKSLPSKQRKSEASSTISTVV, from the coding sequence ATGGAGCTGAGGATCCTGCTCCTGCGGCACTCTGTCGCCATGTGGCTGCTCCTACAAAGCTTTGTCCTGATGATCTTCTGCTTTAACTCAGCAACGACGTGTCCGAAAGGCTGCTACTGCTCGGACCCGGACAAGAAACTGACTGTCCGCTGCAGCGACATGCACCTGAAGGAGGTCCCCAGGGACATTCCAAACAACACTCGGAAGCTCTACCTTGATTCCAATCAAATAACTTCCATTCCGCATGAGATCTTCAAGAATCTGCACGAGCTGGAAGAACTGGACCTGTCCAATAATGCCATTCAGCACTTGGAGTTGGGCGCCTTCCGAGGGCTAAATGAGAGCCTGAAGTTTCTGAACCTCTCCCACAATAAACTGGTGACTGTCAACAAAGAAGTCTTCAGCAAACTGAAAGCAGTTATTAAACTTTCGGACAACCCCTGGTTTTGTAACTGCGACCTGCAGGAAATGATCAAGACGGTTACTGTCAAGGTCGAGTCCACCAATGACATCATCTGTGCGTCTGCTTACCCAGAGGAACACACAAAGAAATCCTTCCTGGAGGTCGCCCACCACGTCAACTTCTGTAACTTTCAGAAAAAGACGACCGACGTGGCAATGCTGATCACCATGTTTGGCTGGTTCACCATGGTCATCTCTTATTTGGTGTACTACGTCAGGCAGAACCAGGAAGATGCCAGGCGCCACCTTGAGTACCTGAAGTCGCTTCCCAGCAAGCAGAGGAAGTCAGAGGCATCCTCCACCATCAGCACAGTGGTGTAA